From the genome of Rhinoderma darwinii isolate aRhiDar2 chromosome 1, aRhiDar2.hap1, whole genome shotgun sequence:
ACAATTTGacccattttcattttttcctaatTCTCGGTAAAGATAAGCAAGTAAATGATTATATTAGAATTTCTTTTATCTCATGCGAATCCAGTGAAGCATCTTATAATAACGTCCTCTTGTCCAAGACAACGATCTCATATTCCACATTCCGGCTGCTCATCAGAGCACTTGAGGAGTCCAcagttgatttcttttacctacaATGTGACCTGTTTTCTTACCTCAtggtcttttttttactttacctaTTGTAAAACAATCGTCAGTGCGCATAGCGGCTcacttataaaaaaaagtatcagTAGGGAAATGCAATTCAGCCTTCTaaagcctagttcacacagagttttttggcactgttttgaGGCGGAAACGGCgtcagaaacagcgccaaaacacggccgaaattgcctcccattgatttcaatgggaggcggaggcgtttttctcacaggaaaaaaaagcgacatgctctttcttcccacggttccttctctgacctcccattgaaattcaatgagagacagagaaagcgttttaCGTAGCGGTTTTTGCCCACAGCGTTCAATGGTCGTGGCAGAAAATCGTAGGGAAAACCGTGGCaatgaaagtgcaggcaggtcaaaatctacctcaaaattcctgaaggaattttaagggtatgtgcacacacaaaatcaaaaacgtctgaaaatacggagctgttttcaagggaaaacagctcctgattttcagacgttttttaatcaaactcgcgtttttcgtggcatttttttacagccatttttggagctgtttttctatagtgtcaatgaaaaacggctccaaaaagtcccaagaagtgacatgcacttctttttcgtgggtgtctttttatgtgccgtttttggaaaacgaggcgtaaaaaaacgcttacggacgtttacggcccgaaaaatggctgaaaacactgcgtgtgcacataccctaaggcagatttttctgcttgcaaaaaaactcagtgtgaacagagccttagtgtatgtgcacacacactaattacgtccgtaattgacggacgtatttcggccgcaagtcccggaccgaacacagtgcagggagccgggctcctagcatcatacttatgtacgatgctaggagtccctgcctcgctgcaggacaactgtcccgtactgaaaacatgattacactacgggacagttgtcctgcagcgaggcagggactcctagcatcgtacataagtatgatgctaggagcccggctccctgcactgtgttcggtccgggacttgcggccgaaatacgtccgtcaattacggacgtaattagtgtgtgtgcacatacccttatacagcagATACTTGCTCCGTATGAATAAAATGACACTTTTAGTAGATTGTTCCGCCACATCAAATATGTTTTAAGCCATGTGAATAATTGTGCACCATATAAGTATCCAAAGTTtataatagcaaatatttgttaCTATCgtctcctgtgtattatatattatatatacatcatgacaatgggggagatttatcaaagtaGAGGAAAAGTAGGACAGTTGCCTATATGAAAAATCAGGTTGCTGCTCTCATTTCTCAAATGTCCTCTAAAAATTTTTAAATGaagtctgattggttgctataatcAACTACTCTACTTTTCCTCTgctctagttttgataaatctcccccattgtatataagGTTCTCAATGGTTGCATTGAGAGCCTCTATTGGGGGTTCCATAAGCTTGTATGGTATTTTTGCAGCCCGCAGAGCTATTCGTTATGTAAAAAATACTGAAACCCCCACAAAAtacccgacagaccccattgttCTGAATTAAAACGTGACTGTGAAGCAACACTTTACCTACGAGCCCCTATGTGTTGATGATGTTCATTACTATTATCAGTTAATACGTTTTCCATAAATTCCATAATATTTCAGTATTTTTTTTGTGGATTATTCACTGGTTTAAGGCGGAATATCAATCATTTTAATAATTTAATAATTGCTTTCCAGTACTTGTCTACAGCTAGAAACATGGAGGAAAAGGTACTTGGTGACTTATGGTGGAGGACATCTGGGCAGAGTTATGCTTTTCCGTTTTCTTGGCTTTCTGCTGGGAGAGTGGGCTTCATGATATCgctgcattttattttttattttatttaatgagTTTGTTATTATTTTATAACTAAACCAATATGTTATTATGATTCTTGGTtgtgatagattgatagatagatagatagatagatagatagatagatagatagatagatagatagatagatagatagatagatagatgatagatagatagatagatagatagatagatagatagatagatagatagatagatagatagatagatttattagACAGATGAGTCGTTTTTATGAGTCGAATTCATGTCTTGTGGTCTCAATGTGATATTTTGACACTTCTAAGTTTAGTAAAAGCATATGATAATGTTCTCAGCACAACAGAATAAAATTAGCGCCCCCAACTAATATATTGTTTTTGCCCATAAACACCTATTTATTTGTTCCGTGATATCATGGATGTACATATGTATTCCCTGTGGCTTCATTGGATTTATTTGTTGGAATAAATAAGCAAATGTCTCTATTCTGAATAGATAAAAGTTTCATGTTGTGTTGGATCCAACTATAAATTTGGCCATAGACATAAGATTGTTTTTGGAGAATCAATCCCATGTCTATGAGAACAGTCAGGCTGTCTCCAGATGTCTACTGTAAGGCGAATCAGCAATTGTTTCTCCGAGATAAGCGGTGTATCGTGTGCCTCGCAGCCCTTATCTCCTTTTAGCAAAATATGAAGGGAAAAAGATAAGAGGCTGAACCCAATGTTAGTTTGGAATTCGTAGAAAAAGACTGTTGGCCCAATGATTATTTTCCTGACATATTTTATGTTAATATTAAGCTTCAGGTAGGTTCTTGGTAGGATAAAAGTTTTAGATTATATCAGGATTAATAATTATTGCCATGATTTGTCTATATCAGGAGAACCAATGCTTTTATTTCCCCTACATTGCCTCCGGCATCTGAATAGGTTGCTCTGTAGCCAATCCAGCCCTGGAGTCGATTCTGTTCATTGTATTAAATACATTAGACGCCTTGTCTCATTTTCCCTACAAGTTGTCATGATTGTGTAAAATTGATTTACACATCATAAGAGTAATTATTAATAAGTTGCCCAGCAGGTTAAGGAAGATAGTCTAGTTGGAGATGGCGCAGCCTATAATTAAGACAATGGGATCCATGTGTGCATTCATGTATCTTGGCATCGTCCTCTGTGTCGTTCCCACCCTTATAATGGAGTTTATCTCAGTAGCAGTACATGTACATAGAATACTTGTCGTGGTCTTAGAAACGGCATCAGTGGCGGAGATGAACAGAACAGGAATAGAGGGAGGTGGTCATCATGGCCCTAGCAAATCCTTAACCAGGGTCTTACAGTATCTTACAAGCATTCTAACgcttcattcacacgagcgtgtccgatttacgTGCTTAAAAAACGCAAAGCATTTTatgtctgtgtgccatcagtgtgcgttgtgtatggcatcagtgtgcgttgtgtatggcatcagtgtgctttgcgtgtgacatgcagttttcacgtttttttttatttttttaaatttctctgCATTTGATGTGTGAAAGACAGACAGCACACAGATCTCGtccttgtgctgtccgtgtttttcacgcacccataagcTTCAATGGGCAACAAGGTgcggaaaaacgcaccaatataagacatgcagtgagtttcacgcaatggacactctctgagtgaaaactcatgcatgttCCTTGAAATGAGTGAGACTGTGTGCTGTccattatttcaacgcacaggataacgctcatctgaatgagccctaaaaggCAGTAGGAGGAATGACAATTTTTTGCTATGGTAGTGGTGGGCCCCCTTACCTatagggcccctgtgcagctgtacAGATGTTATGTCTGCCCCTGAACTGCATTAAACACCCGATTATTTTTGGCTATAGTGAATATGAACTATATGGAGAGGAGAGAAAAGCAAAATAGGGTTTTTCCTTATGGCAACCGATCAATTGCTGTAATTTGTCAATGTTCATCTACAAGTGGTTAGTTGTTATGGGCAAAACCGTTCTTATCTGTTCAAGAGGGACGACTTCTCCTTCCCTGACACTGGACGAAGGTCCCAAAACTGGTGCCTGACTGGAAATATAATCTCTCACCCTGTCTGAGCTCCTTATGGAAATACCAATGTCTTATGCTACATGCAAGTTGATAGTTATCAGTCCACCATGAAGGAGCaccataccactggttccatgtCATCACCCTCTATTGCAGAAATCTATGAGTTAAAATTATATAGCATTAGAACCCTTAATATCCTGtcaaggtgtatatatattattaacGTAGATGATCACTGCCTATTCATATCCCACCCTAAGAAAACCCCAAGCTTGCATTGAGGGGGATTTCCTGCTCTAAAAGGTGATGGGTCATCTGCCAACCCATTTATTAAGGTTATTGAATGGTGAATTGGTTGTTTTGTACAAGATGGTGAAATGCTGGGATTTATCTTTGATGGTGGCGTATAACTGCAGATGTCTTATACTCCTGTTAACAATCTCTTTTCTCTATGATTACAGACAATGGCTCCTTTCCCAGAATTTCAGAACCATATCCCAGAAGGTGTGGAGGAAATTCCCAGGTACCCCACACTTTCCTCTAATAGCAATGCAGACCCTCCGCCTGGtaagcttattattattattattaaattctCATGTATTACATATTATTCTTAACCTCTTTATGTCTCATGTGGATCAAGATTTATTGTTTGACTCAAGGTTTTTCTCTTTTGTTTATGCTTTtattatgataaaataaaaatacttgaattggaaaaaaaaatatctaatttatttaaagaaaatttccatGAAAAATCATCCATTGCATAGTGTTTATATCAGTTCCTTACCTACATCGCAGCAATAAGAGGCTGTTATTTTCATGACACCAATGTTGtagggaaggaaaaaataaaaaaatgtgtcagCAGTATGCTGATTATTTCTCCCTACACAGGTGTCAATTGGCTGGTGTGCAGTCATGTGACATTTAAGCACCGCCCTGTTTACAAAAGTTAGAAATGGTGCATTATGGGGCttaataaattagaatataaggGTTTTATATATGTTTTCAAGCCTTATTGTCACTGTTATATTATTGGTATCCTACAGATGGGCGGCATCAATGTAAAATGTGATGACTCTAAATGTTTTGAAGTCGTCATTTTTCATAATAGACATGAACTTAATGTATTTCTGTATTTGCTAGAAGAGGGTAGTACTTATGGCTCAAGGTCACTACCTCCACCTTACTCCAGTGTGATACTAAGCAATGACAAATCTGAAGAACAGGAGATTGACCCATGGGAGATGCCAGAACTTAAGAGCACTGGACCAAAGTGGTCGGGTGGgtctaacatatatatatatgtgatattttAACATTTCAGTGTAAAGTTTCACCACACTTCAGGACTGAAAGAATTTTTCTTTTACAGAAATGAACACAAAACAACGTGTCCTATCGGTTCTGCTGTCGATCACAAAAGGTGTCCTCTTGTTGACTTTGCTATATTTCTTTGTTTGCTCTTTGGATGTGTTAAGCTCGGCCTTCCAACTGGTAGGAGgtaagaaaataaaatttttctgtTATAGCCACTAGCCTCCTATAACACCAAGTCCCCAAAAACGGAATATCCTTATCGGTATAAGCCGCAGGCTATATTATCCatattaatttaaaataattTCGTTCTGGTCTAAGTATTAGACCACCTGGTCTAATTGATATAGAACTTTCTTATACCCTGCACTTCTGAACTAACCTAAAGTTAACTCATTATAGGAAAGGCTGCAGGAGACATTTTCAAGAACCACTCTGTGCTGTCCAATCCTGTTGCTGGACTGGTGATTGGGGTTCTGGTGACCGTCCTCGTACAGAGCTCAAGTACTTCAACATCTATTGTGGTCAGCATGGTGTCATCTGGTCGTAAGTATAccttgtactatatataatatataactgtatatcacACTATACTACAATACTCATATTTGGGGTGCTGCTTGCCAAATTGAGCACTCTGATGTTATATTTGGGAAAAGTTGGGTGAGGCTATGACCTAAAATCTCCCAAATGATGAAAGCTATCGTTGATGTTTGCTTAAAATGAATTGCATATCAGCAGGGGTTTAAAGAGTTTGCAATGGCACCAACTCACCTGGAACATTGACGAATGGCAGTGCAATTGTGTAGTGTTGTCCTATTATATTGGCGTTTATAATGAATGTTGAATATTGAGAATAGCATAATGCTTATGTTGTTCTGGAGGTTATAACATAAAGTAAATGTTGTTTGTATGACTCTTTGTGTTTTGACAGTTCTAACCGTTAGGACAGCCATTCCAATCATCATGGgagcaaacattggcacatcagtCACAAACACCATTGTGGCTTTGATGCAGTCTGGTGACCGGAATGAATTCAGAAGGTACAGTGCCTACTCTTATTATATCAGATAAGAAAATGAGGATCCGGTGAAGCGCATAAAGTTCTTTCCTGTTGTAGCTGAATTAAATACTTCCATGGTTGTTCATCTTCTTAGATGGTCTTGAGACTCCTTGAAGTAGTTATACTTGTTGTGCTCCTGTATTATGTACTGTAcgtccatttaaagaggctctgtcaccagattataaatgccctatctcctacataatctgatcggcgctgtaatgtagataacagcagtggtttttattttgaaaaacgatcatttttgtggaagttatgagcaattttagatttatgctaattagtttcttaaagaccaactgggcgtgtttttacttttgtgtatgacgctgaccaatcagtgaccaatcagcgtcatactcttctcattgttccagcccagcttctttcactgtacaatcacactgtgctgtggatcatgctgggctgaaacaatgagaagtgtatgaggctgattggtcactgattggtcagcgtcatacactcctctgtacaacgcccagttggtaaaaagtaaaaacacgcccagttggtctttaagaaactaattagcataaatctaaaattgctcataacacaaaaatgatcgtttttcaaaataaaaaccactgctgttatctacattacagcgccaatcagattatgtaggagataggccacttataatctggtgacagagcctctttaagtatctgCACAGAAAGCTCTTCTAAATACCTATTCATAAACAGACGTTTCTTTTGGAGAACAACACGTACAGACGCAATTGGCGGTACATCTGATAAGTTTTTATGTTACTCATTTTTAGAAAAGGGTGTTCATTGAAACCATGTACAGTACTGGGGCACACCCTGGGAACAAAACTGAGTTTAGTCATATAGTTCCAGAGATTTTCTTCTCTGATACCATATgctataaaattataatattatctcCCACGAAACCTGTAAAGCTACCTAGTACTGTAGGGAATCTGACATTGGCGCAAACAAACATTTTCAAATGGGAGCATGTAAAAAACCTATAGTACAAAGTACAAAAATGATGCagccaaaaaaaaattacaataataaaaaaaacataatacaaTGGAATATTGAAAATGGAAACATAAAAGTGATTCTTGACAGATTGCAACGTATAAAAAAGTTTTAGGAAGTTAATGTCTATTTCAGTGACTTCTGTAATAAGTTAGTGATCAATGAAATGAACTATATAAGACCTGAACAATTGCTTGTTCCTATTGCTTAACATATACACGGCAATGACTGGAATTTACAGCTGGTAGTTCAGTGTAAATGTTGCCCAGATATTACGGATCTGTGCAACCTCCGAGTAATACggcgctcatagacttctatggcctcCTACTGTATCTCCATATGCTTCTAATATCATATGGAGGTTTTTCAAGTAGAGAATAAGGTGACATGCAGTGCAATATATGGCGGCACACAAAGGGAAAATGTATGAAAACTGGTGCAATGGAAAAGTGGAGCAATTTCAAATAGCCACTAATGATCTTGTTGCTtttattttccaaagggcctctaaAAAAAGAGAGggaaaatctgattggttgccaataTTCCTCTTTTCCTTcacaccagttttgatatatttGCCCCAAAGTCCTTATGATTTCATAGTATGGAGCCCCAGGCGCTCCTGTATGCTTGAGACCTTAGTGTAATGATTGTTAATAATTCGCATTGAACTTATTTCCAATGACTTATAAAAGTTGTTTCCTCCCTACAGGGCATTTGCAGGAGCCACCGTTCATGATTTCTTTAATTGGCTCTCGGTGCTGGTTCTACTGCCTATTGAAATAGCATCAGGATATTTGTACCACCTCACCAGCGCTATTGTCAAGACTTTCAATATACAATCAGGAGAGGATGCCCCAGATATGTTAAAAGTTATCACAGAGCCCCTCACCAAAGGAATTATTCAGGTATCCACATAAATCTCTTATTTGTCAATTAATGATGATCATTCAAAATGGATGAAGAAAACTTTTGGGTTTGTTATAGAAAATACCAAAAGTTGGTTCCATAGATAAACCTGACATAGAATAACAATGTACTAGAGGAATTATATGTATTAGGTGAAACTACCCTTGCATTACTTAAAAGAGTAGGgaaaattaaaggagttgtccggtttCAACAAATTAATGTTAATCTTTTTGCATAACTAAGTTATCCATTTTTCCatgatactttctgtattaattcctcattgtTTTTAAGATCTGTGCATTTAGTAGGAACATCCATGGATAGAATGGATAAAACTCTGTCCAtggccatgtgatggacacacaggtgcacggctcgttacagttacagtatgtgtattagagctgtgtcttctatcgatcccagcacctgtgtatccatcacatgaccatggacagaattttatccactagaaataaacaatgaatgttcctaatgaataacaacaagcagagactttgaaaaccatgaggaattaatacagaaatgaTAATGAAAAATTGgataacttttaaaaaataacattaaaaattatcattatttatcacttatccactggataggtgataaatatctgatcggtggtggtTTAACCACTGGGACTCCCACGATCAGGAGAATGcatttaccttgccgttcctgggagccctatAGGAATTGAGCAGTAGTGCGGATGCTCGGCCAACGCTTCATCAATTTCTATGGTGCTGCCAAAGATAGCGGAGCGGCAAGGTAAACCCGTTCTCATGATCGATAAGGGACCCAGAagttggacccccatcgatcagatatttatcacctatcctgtggataggtgataaatattgattatgggaaaatccctttaatagatAAATACATATTTTCCATTACAGTAAAGCAAATGGCAATTACAGCCATATTGTTTCCTCCTTGGCTGCATAATAAAGGCTTGTCTGATCATGAAAATCACAGATAGATGAACATctgccccccatgtagacaatgAATAAAACTACTTTAGTACATTGCATTAAACTCTATTACAATTACTGACACGTTTCAAACTACAACTAATACTCAAAGCGCACACGTAGTGGATACAATATAATCTTTACGTGTACGGCGCATTAACAAGTGTCTTTTCTATTGTAGCTTGATAAAAACGTCATTCAGGCGATAGCTAATGGAGACTTAGCAGCTCAAAATATGAGTCTGATCAAGAGAGAATGTGGTTACAAGGTAAGACGAcatctttttattataatattcaGTGGAGCACCCGGCCTGACAACCACTAATTTTGATAGATTACAGAAATACTGGCGAAGGATTCATTCGCATGGCTGTATTACGTGTTGTATGGATGTATTATATGGGGGCAGTAGCTATtaggtataataatgtatgttcaTGCTTCTATGCAGGAATGGATGAATTCTAGCGTGCCTGGTAAGGAGAATTGTACTATCAATAGACTGTGCTGGGAAGATGATAATGATGTGGTATGGACAGAAGTGTTTGAGACGGTAAAATTCACCTGTAAGTATTTCTATCAATGTAAAAATTCTGTTTTCTTTACTTAATTTTTAACTATCATTGACATCTGCAGCGATTTCTCAATACAAattattgttattgttttttttcacatactaTAGTGTAATTTTACCATATAGAATCAAGGTTTTAATAGTTATTCAGTCCTTAGAGCTCAGCCATCTGGATATATATTGAATatattgaatgttttttttaatttggaaaGTGTAACTTGGCATTGATAAAAGGTTTATATACTTTTGCAattgcaatttatttatttttttgctccaatgcatctagatTAAAAAAAGAAGCAAATTTGCAAACAGTCCAAATCCTGCAATTTTGTGTATACCGTTTCTATGCAGAACTATGTGAATAAAATAGTTCCAAATGTATACATAACCTTTACATTTTCACTGTCATGTTGCTATTCCAAAGGTAGTTGTAGACAATACGACAATATTTGATAACTATTATGCTACGATCTGAATATTATTTGAtctgaatgtttttgtttttttgcattggaAACCATTCAGGTCATAGCTAAATTCAA
Proteins encoded in this window:
- the SLC34A2 gene encoding sodium-dependent phosphate transport protein 2B isoform X1, encoding MEEKTMAPFPEFQNHIPEGVEEIPRYPTLSSNSNADPPPEEGSTYGSRSLPPPYSSVILSNDKSEEQEIDPWEMPELKSTGPKWSEMNTKQRVLSVLLSITKGVLLLTLLYFFVCSLDVLSSAFQLVGGKAAGDIFKNHSVLSNPVAGLVIGVLVTVLVQSSSTSTSIVVSMVSSGLLTVRTAIPIIMGANIGTSVTNTIVALMQSGDRNEFRRAFAGATVHDFFNWLSVLVLLPIEIASGYLYHLTSAIVKTFNIQSGEDAPDMLKVITEPLTKGIIQLDKNVIQAIANGDLAAQNMSLIKRECGYKEWMNSSVPGKENCTINRLCWEDDNDVVWTEVFETVKFTCSHIFASTDLPDLAVGLILLALSLIVLCLCLILIVKLLNSMLKGQVSVIIRKIINTDFPFPFSWLTGYLAMLVGAGMTFIVQSSSVFTSAMTPLIGIGVISIERAYPLTLGSNIGTTTTALLAALASPGETLQNAVQIALCHFFFNISGILVWYPIPFMRLPIRLAKGLGDKTAKYRWFAVVYLIMCFFLLPLAIFGLSVAGWQALVGVAVPIVFVIIVVIIISVLQSKCPRVLPNILKTWDFLPKWMHSLKPWDIWMSALSLFCGRYFCCCCKKCKCCKCCQDKEDEEASVDKPQALECHENVVDLTDELPSIGNKDQGKTMDLTAL
- the SLC34A2 gene encoding sodium-dependent phosphate transport protein 2B isoform X2 — encoded protein: MEEKTMAPFPEFQNHIPEGVEEIPRYPTLSSNSNADPPPEGSTYGSRSLPPPYSSVILSNDKSEEQEIDPWEMPELKSTGPKWSEMNTKQRVLSVLLSITKGVLLLTLLYFFVCSLDVLSSAFQLVGGKAAGDIFKNHSVLSNPVAGLVIGVLVTVLVQSSSTSTSIVVSMVSSGLLTVRTAIPIIMGANIGTSVTNTIVALMQSGDRNEFRRAFAGATVHDFFNWLSVLVLLPIEIASGYLYHLTSAIVKTFNIQSGEDAPDMLKVITEPLTKGIIQLDKNVIQAIANGDLAAQNMSLIKRECGYKEWMNSSVPGKENCTINRLCWEDDNDVVWTEVFETVKFTCSHIFASTDLPDLAVGLILLALSLIVLCLCLILIVKLLNSMLKGQVSVIIRKIINTDFPFPFSWLTGYLAMLVGAGMTFIVQSSSVFTSAMTPLIGIGVISIERAYPLTLGSNIGTTTTALLAALASPGETLQNAVQIALCHFFFNISGILVWYPIPFMRLPIRLAKGLGDKTAKYRWFAVVYLIMCFFLLPLAIFGLSVAGWQALVGVAVPIVFVIIVVIIISVLQSKCPRVLPNILKTWDFLPKWMHSLKPWDIWMSALSLFCGRYFCCCCKKCKCCKCCQDKEDEEASVDKPQALECHENVVDLTDELPSIGNKDQGKTMDLTAL
- the SLC34A2 gene encoding sodium-dependent phosphate transport protein 2B isoform X3; translated protein: MAPFPEFQNHIPEGVEEIPRYPTLSSNSNADPPPEEGSTYGSRSLPPPYSSVILSNDKSEEQEIDPWEMPELKSTGPKWSEMNTKQRVLSVLLSITKGVLLLTLLYFFVCSLDVLSSAFQLVGGKAAGDIFKNHSVLSNPVAGLVIGVLVTVLVQSSSTSTSIVVSMVSSGLLTVRTAIPIIMGANIGTSVTNTIVALMQSGDRNEFRRAFAGATVHDFFNWLSVLVLLPIEIASGYLYHLTSAIVKTFNIQSGEDAPDMLKVITEPLTKGIIQLDKNVIQAIANGDLAAQNMSLIKRECGYKEWMNSSVPGKENCTINRLCWEDDNDVVWTEVFETVKFTCSHIFASTDLPDLAVGLILLALSLIVLCLCLILIVKLLNSMLKGQVSVIIRKIINTDFPFPFSWLTGYLAMLVGAGMTFIVQSSSVFTSAMTPLIGIGVISIERAYPLTLGSNIGTTTTALLAALASPGETLQNAVQIALCHFFFNISGILVWYPIPFMRLPIRLAKGLGDKTAKYRWFAVVYLIMCFFLLPLAIFGLSVAGWQALVGVAVPIVFVIIVVIIISVLQSKCPRVLPNILKTWDFLPKWMHSLKPWDIWMSALSLFCGRYFCCCCKKCKCCKCCQDKEDEEASVDKPQALECHENVVDLTDELPSIGNKDQGKTMDLTAL